A section of the Amycolatopsis sp. AA4 genome encodes:
- a CDS encoding GAF domain-containing protein, giving the protein MNQRDAPEPARLTFPDQPRMELDQLLGELVERAQEVISTQGRLRGLLRATQSLTGSLALPALLRRLVESACELVEARYAALGVIGPDGRLAEFVHTGTDPEAVERIGRLPEGKGLLGAVVEDSRPVRLDRLQDDPRSTGFPEGHPPMTSFLGVPVRVRGEVFGDLYLADSARGRFSEEDEQLALALAAAAGSAIENARLYETARNQQEWLRASAAVTRELLSADLGDPLGRVVDYARELASADLVSVTRPAEREGYLFVERAVGAGAEQLAGRELLTESTVAGTVFARGEPRIGSWPDELSRLSVPSVLSLNLDSVMLVPLAGNGTVAGVLTVSRLAGRPAFTADDLEIAAWFADQAAVALELAKARAEREDAALHDERDRIAARLHSEILNRLYATGLSLQTTAGLAKSAVVAARLRETIADLDDVINHVQQTVFRLDDVLPPAPEPIRDQVLRVLAEAREELGLAVSTQLTGKLDPVPSDVVVPLLADALRLIARHTSADAVEVEIHAEPARTTVTVRYEGDGDVAVSAAAGLAALAEQASRRGGTLTVAGGSRLSWSVPVKTRPPAGD; this is encoded by the coding sequence GTGAACCAGCGGGACGCACCCGAACCAGCGAGGCTGACGTTCCCCGATCAGCCGAGGATGGAACTGGACCAGCTTCTCGGCGAGCTGGTGGAACGCGCCCAGGAGGTCATCAGCACGCAGGGCAGGCTGCGCGGGCTGCTGCGCGCGACCCAGTCCCTCACCGGAAGCCTCGCCCTGCCCGCGCTGCTGCGCCGCCTCGTGGAGTCCGCGTGCGAGCTGGTCGAAGCGCGGTACGCGGCGCTGGGCGTGATCGGGCCGGACGGGCGGCTGGCGGAATTCGTGCACACCGGGACGGACCCGGAGGCGGTCGAGCGGATCGGCAGGCTGCCCGAGGGCAAGGGCCTGCTCGGCGCGGTCGTCGAGGACTCGCGCCCGGTGCGGCTGGACCGGCTGCAGGACGATCCCCGCTCGACCGGGTTCCCCGAGGGGCATCCGCCGATGACGAGCTTCCTGGGCGTCCCGGTCCGGGTGCGCGGCGAGGTGTTCGGCGACCTCTATCTCGCCGACTCCGCGCGGGGCCGGTTCAGCGAGGAGGACGAGCAACTGGCGCTGGCGCTCGCCGCGGCGGCGGGCAGCGCGATCGAGAACGCGCGGCTGTACGAGACCGCGCGGAACCAGCAGGAATGGCTGCGCGCGTCGGCGGCGGTCACCCGGGAGCTGCTGTCGGCGGATCTCGGCGACCCGCTCGGCCGCGTCGTGGACTACGCCCGCGAGCTCGCGTCCGCCGACCTGGTCTCGGTGACCCGCCCGGCGGAACGGGAGGGCTACCTTTTCGTCGAACGCGCGGTCGGGGCGGGCGCGGAACAGCTGGCCGGCCGGGAACTGCTCACCGAGTCCACTGTGGCCGGCACGGTGTTCGCCCGCGGCGAGCCGAGGATCGGGTCGTGGCCGGACGAGCTGTCGCGGCTGTCCGTGCCGTCCGTGCTGAGCCTCAATCTCGATTCGGTGATGCTGGTTCCGCTCGCCGGGAACGGCACGGTGGCCGGGGTGCTGACCGTCTCCCGGCTGGCCGGGCGCCCGGCGTTCACCGCCGACGACCTGGAGATCGCGGCCTGGTTCGCCGACCAGGCGGCGGTCGCGCTCGAACTGGCGAAGGCGCGGGCCGAACGCGAGGACGCCGCGCTGCACGACGAGCGCGACCGGATCGCGGCGCGGCTGCACAGCGAGATCCTGAACCGGCTCTACGCCACCGGGCTTTCGCTGCAGACCACGGCCGGGCTCGCCAAATCGGCGGTCGTCGCGGCCCGGCTGCGGGAGACGATCGCCGACCTGGACGACGTGATCAACCACGTGCAGCAAACGGTTTTCCGGCTGGACGACGTCCTGCCGCCCGCCCCGGAGCCGATCCGCGACCAGGTGCTGCGGGTCCTCGCCGAGGCGCGCGAGGAACTGGGCCTCGCGGTGTCCACGCAGCTGACCGGGAAACTCGATCCGGTGCCCTCGGACGTCGTGGTGCCGCTGCTCGCCGACGCACTGCGGCTGATCGCCCGGCACACCTCGGCCGACGCGGTGGAGGTCGAAATCCACGCGGAACCGGCGCGGACGACGGTGACCGTCCGGTACGAGGGCGACGGCGACGTCGCCGTGT
- a CDS encoding universal stress protein, whose protein sequence is MTGRNRTVLVGIGGWDGAAEAVRWAARLAAGRDLELELVHCLQTAVPAGFAGPGPFFEDPPGDGLAAFCDASPVRNEVYSDSAPDLLIDRSRDARMVVLGRTGTEGFTGLLAGATLAAVVSNAGCPVVVVRGRRGDGPVPLDGPVAVGVDTSPNSEAAIAAAFEEASARRVPLVAVHAWADVVCDVLERTARPLPERETRRQPVEERLLAQRLDGWQEKYPGVEVRRKLVRDRPRQVLLEESERAQLMVVGTRGRGGFAGMLLGSTSQALIHHASCPVLVVRPEARR, encoded by the coding sequence ATGACCGGCCGGAACCGCACCGTGCTCGTCGGGATCGGCGGATGGGACGGCGCGGCCGAAGCGGTCCGGTGGGCCGCCCGGCTCGCCGCGGGCCGGGATCTCGAACTGGAACTCGTGCACTGCCTGCAGACCGCCGTGCCCGCCGGATTCGCCGGGCCCGGCCCGTTCTTCGAGGACCCGCCCGGCGACGGTCTGGCGGCGTTCTGCGACGCGTCCCCGGTCCGCAACGAGGTGTACTCCGACTCCGCACCGGACCTGCTGATCGACCGGTCCCGCGACGCCCGGATGGTCGTGCTCGGCCGCACCGGGACCGAAGGGTTCACCGGCCTGCTCGCGGGCGCGACGCTCGCGGCCGTGGTGAGCAACGCGGGCTGCCCGGTCGTGGTGGTCCGCGGGCGCCGCGGCGACGGCCCGGTCCCGCTCGACGGGCCGGTGGCGGTCGGCGTCGACACCAGCCCGAACAGCGAGGCGGCGATCGCGGCGGCGTTCGAGGAGGCCAGTGCCCGGCGGGTCCCGCTGGTCGCGGTGCACGCCTGGGCCGACGTCGTGTGCGACGTGCTCGAACGCACCGCGCGCCCGCTGCCGGAACGGGAAACCCGCCGCCAGCCGGTCGAGGAACGGCTGCTCGCGCAGCGGCTCGACGGCTGGCAGGAGAAGTACCCCGGCGTCGAGGTGCGCCGGAAACTCGTCCGCGACCGGCCGCGGCAGGTCCTGCTGGAGGAGTCGGAGCGGGCGCAGCTGATGGTCGTCGGGACCCGCGGCCGGGGCGGCTTCGCCGGGATGCTGCTGGGCTCGACCAGCCAGGCGCTGATCCACCACGCGTCGTGCCCGGTCCTCGTGGTGCGCCCGGAGGCGCGGCGCTGA